A stretch of the Amia ocellicauda isolate fAmiCal2 chromosome 10, fAmiCal2.hap1, whole genome shotgun sequence genome encodes the following:
- the atp1b4 gene encoding protein ATP1B4, with the protein MSDQQNVPSLLRLQTKEVQVHVKMAFYQRRGLLHQLLLQTPRLSDESKSSFLTNLELVLTRSSRLRDTKAAFQSKTTPEAWSRKTTAGGAEEQHHGNYIPNAVGETEPQREPAAAEGLEEAANVEEGDLCDEEEEPAYEWWKSKPKPKKTRKEVMADLKKFLWNPETREFMGRTAKSWSLIILFYVSLYAFLATMFAACMCSLMWTISPYTPTYNERVLPPGMMMAPHWNGFEISFNASDKSSWIHYVEALESYLTPYNDTIQEQQNIECRENRYFMQDDKEESAERKACQFKRSLLRNCSGETDPSFGYSEGKPCIFIRMNRVLGYLPGDGTPINVTCVAQKGGPENLGAIEFYPHSFFNLMYYPYYGKLRHVNYTSPVVAVQFPNLKTDTPLTVQCKLNGKGIINDSPQDRFLGRITFTLKVGGY; encoded by the exons ATGTCTGACCAGCAAAACGTCCCTTCTCTATTAAGGCTGCAGACCAAGGAAGTTCAGGTGCACGTTAAAATGGCTTTTTACCAA AGAAGAGGTCTTCTACACCAGCTCCTGTTGCAAACACCCCGACTCTCTGATGAAAGCAAGAGCTCTTTTTTGACCAACTTAGAACTTGTTTTAACAAGGTCAAGTCGGCTTCGAGACACCAAGGCAGCCTTCcagagcaagacaaccccag AGGCATGGAGCCGGAAAACCACCGCGGGCGGAGCTGAGGAGCAGCACCATGGCAACTACATCCCGAACGCG GTTGGAGAGACTGAGCCCCAGCGAGAGCCAGCTGCTGCAGAAGGCTTGGAGGAAGCGGCAAACGTGGAAGAGGGCGACTTGTGTGACGAGGAGGAAGAGCCAGCGTACGAGTGGTGGAAGTCCAAGCCAAAGCCCAAGAAGACCCGCAAGGAGGTGATGGCCGATCTGAAGAAGTTCCTGTGGAATCCCGAGACCAGGGAGTTTATGGGCCGAACTGCAAAAAGCTGGA GTCTCATTATCCTCTTCTATGTGTCGCTGTACGCTTTCCTGGCTACAATGTTTGCTGCCTGTATGTGCAGCTTGATGTGGACTATCAGCCCCTACACTCCCACGTACAACGAGAGAGTTTTACCACCAG GAATGATGATGGCACCTCACTGGAACGGCTTTGAAATTTCCTTCAATGCCTCTGATAAAAGCTCCTGGATACACTACGTCGAGGCGCTGGAGTCATACCTGACAC CTTATAACGACACCATTCAGGAGCAGCAGAATATTGAGTGTAGAGAGAACAGGTACTTCATGCAGGACGACAAAGAGGAGAGCGCCGAGAGGAAGGCCTGCCAGTTTAAAAGGTCCTTGCTGAGAAACTGCTCCGGCGAGACTGATCCAAGCTTCGGCTACTCTGAGGGAAAGCCCTGCATCTTCATCAGGATGAACCGG GTTCTTGGGTACTTGCCCGGTGATGGCACTCCAATCAATGTGACTTGTGTCGCTCAG AAAGGTGGGCCAGAGAACCTTGGAGCCATTGAATTCTACCCACACAGCTTTTTCAACCTAATGTATTACCCTTACTACGGAAAGCTGAGACAT GTGAACTACACATCCCCAGTGGTGGCCGTTCAGTTTCCCAACCTGAAAACCGACACCCCTCTCACTGTCCAGTGCAAGCTGAACGGCAAAGGCATCATCAATGACTCCCCGCAAGATCGCTTCCTTGGCAGGATCACCTTCACACTCAAGGTCGGCGGTTATTGA
- the tmem255a gene encoding transmembrane protein 255A isoform X2, which translates to MPPGLNQQANRINLSDSVGSFKKRKRNSIMVTASLLVVSLLILTIGLAATTRTQNVTVGGYYPGVILGFGSFIGIIGAHLVENKRQMLVASIVFITFGVVAAFCCAIVDGVFAARHIDLRPLYAGRCIYYSSVTSFDDNEVTCQTASRVSCSLRVKTNTCYCCELYNCGNRMEVMGGYHEYVDVQSCQDVVYLYHLLWSATILNIVALFLGIVTAAVLGGFKDMTPSSDPDSCEPTVLPTPAPSEPPPPVASYNTYYNSTPCLPPYTAYDLQASSMFPDSSGLSDDSQSAASYMWPTQVPPRYSPPYYPPDEKPPPYSP; encoded by the exons ATGCCTCCTGGACTGAACCAGCAAGCCAACAGGATTAATCTCTCTGACTCAGTTG GTTCATtcaaaaagagaaagagaaactcCATCATGGTGACAGCCTCCCTGCTCGTTGTATCCTTACTCATTCTGACCATCGGATTGGCCGCCACCACCCGGACACAGAATGTCACCGTCGGAGGGTACTACCCTGGGGTTATT CTTGGATTTGGATCATTTATTGGAATAATTGGAGCACACTTGGTAGAAAATAAAAGACAGATG CTCGTAGCCTCCATTGTTTTCATCACCTTTGGCGTGGTGGCGGCCTTCTGCTGTGCCATTGTGGATGGAGTGTTTGCAGCCAGGCACATA GATCTGAGGCCACTGTATGCAGGACGGTGTATATATTACTCCAGCGTTACGTCTTTTGACGATAATGAG GTAACTTGCCAGACAGCATCTCGTGTGTCCTGTAGCCTGCGGGTGAAGACCAACACCTGCTACTGCTGTGAACTGTACAACTGTGGCAA TCGCATGGAAGTGATGGGAGGCTACCACGAGTATGTTGATGTTCAAAGCTGTCAAGACGTGGTTTATCTTTACCATTTGCTGTGGTCAGCGACAATACTAAATATAGTGGCTCTGTTTCTTGGAATTGTCACAGCTGCAGTTCTAGGAGGATTTAAAGATATG ACTCCCAGTTCTGACCCAGACAGCTGTGAGCCAACCGTCCTCCCCACCCCAGCCCCCAGCGAGCCCCCGCCCCCCGTGGCTTCCTACAACACCTACTACAACAGCACCCCCTGCCTGCCACCCTACACAGCCTACGATTTGCAG GCCTCCAGCATGTTCCCAGATTCTTCAGGCCTCTCAGACGACTCCCAGTCAGCTGCCAGCTACATGTGGCCAACCCAGGTGCCCCCCCGCTATTCACCTCCCTACTACCCCCCTGATGAGAAGCCGCCCCCCTACAGCCCCTGA
- the zbtb33 gene encoding transcriptional regulator Kaiso, translating into MSSIKLISAADTQYSGTLLKSLNEQRTVGLFCDVTIIVQDRKFRAHKNILSASSSYFHQLFAVAGQVIELNFLKAEIFEEILNYIYSSKIIRVRSDMLEELIKSGQTLGVKFIANLGLPLSQVKGLPGLSKDTTADGVGSSSESKGAQNNTGTKNDLITQEDSAGTMPIITEAFSLSAEEFKQTDGYMDDDSDNDDVVFVSQIASPKTGVSSSNPQPTSEIIDLDAEDGVAPGEGKPKEPAASPTEKKDENGEDKPDEVPSSKASEEAKTAPVPSSSQTQPDSSSLASPPEHESPDTSTNLPPSPAGSSSWDSFCSPPSTPVLVTSSPIEAYQSPLHKEKHEGTGVQKKRVTTVMEASSAKPGEFKIKLSDVRSSTSTKNGAGQSASTNVVAGKKTITLDKASEIDSLSTGCKVYANIGENTYDIVIPMKDDPGEGDSRTGGGKKSRMSSPYVPDSPGRKRVKVRHDDHYELIMDGRTFYVCIVCKRSYVCLTSLRRHFNTHSWEKKYPCRYCDKVFALAEYRTKHEIYHTGERRYQCLLCNEFFINYQLLSSHCKSVHNQDPSGRKEKDEAENNLYRLLPCKSLQLKPYSYVSNSSGGIPIINEEGLVYHVDPGKTPTNPSSGPQLPSTGKQVVNWDDIFVQPGAQPETYVNPAEGTSEFEFVIPETY; encoded by the coding sequence ATGTCGAGCATAAAGCTGATTTCTGCAGCTGACACACAATACTCTGGGACACTGCTGAAGTCTCTTAACGAACAGCGAACTGTTGGATTGTTCTGTGATGTCACCATTATTGTTCAGGACCGCAAATTCAGAGCCCACAAAAACATCCTTTCAGCCTCAAGCTCATATTTCCATCAGCTTTTTGCTGTGGCTGGACAGGTGATAGAGCTTAACTTTTTGAAGGCAGAGATTTTCGAGGAAATCTTGAACTACATCTACAGCTCGAAAATCATCCGGGTTAGGTCTGACATGCTAGAGGAGCTGATCAAGTCGGGGCAGACGTTGGGGGTGAAGTTCATCGCTAACCTGGGTCTGCCTCTGTCTCAGGTCAAAGGCTTGCCTGGCTTGTCAAAAGATACTACAGCAGATGGAGTGGGGTCATCCTCAGAGTCCAAAGGCGCTCAAAACAACACGGGGACAAAAAACGACCTCATCACTCAGGAGGACAGCGCAGGCACCATGCCCATCATAACAGAGGCCTTCTCTCTTTCTGCCGAAGAGTTCAAACAGACCGACGGCTACATGGATGATGACTCTGATAATGatgatgttgtttttgtctCCCAGATTGCTTCCCCAAAGACAGGGGTGTCCAGTAGCAACCCTCAGCCAACCTCTGAAATCATTGACCTTGATGCTGAGGATGGTGTTGCTCCAGGGGAAGGCAAGCCAAAGGAACCAGCTGCTAGTCCTACTGAGAAGAAGGACGAGAATGGTGAAGACAAGCCAGATGAGGTACCTTCCTCTAAAGCATCAGAAGAAGCCAAGACTGCCCCTGTCCCCAGCTCTTCCCAGACCCAGCCTGACTCCAGCTCCCTGGCCTCCCCCCCTGAGCACGAATCCCCCGACACCAGTACCAACCTGCCCCCTTCCCCTGCTGGCTCCTCCTCGTGGGACAGCTTCTGCAGCCCTCCTTCCACCCCAGTACTGGTAACCAGCTCCCCTATAGAGGCCTACCAGAGCCCCCtgcacaaagaaaaacatgaaggCACAGGTGTCCAGAAGAAACGGGTGACCACGGTTATGGAGGCGTCATCCGCTAAACCTGGGGAATTCAAAATTAAGCTCTCTGATGTGAGGTCTTCAACCAGCACAAAGAATGGAGCAGGGCAGAGTGCCTCCACAAATGTGGTGGCGGGGAAAAAAACGATAACGCTAGACAAGGCATCGGAAATTGATTCCCTATCTACGGGCTGTAAGGTGTATGCCAACATTGGAGAGAACACCTATGACATTGTCATTCCCATGAAGGATGACCCAGGTGAAGGGGATTCTAGAActggtgggggaaaaaaatctagAATGTCCTCTCCTTATGTGCCAGACTCTCCAGGCAGGAAAAGAGTCAAAGTCAGACACGATGACCATTACGAGCTCATCATGGACGGGAGGACCTTTTACGTGTGCATCGTTTGCAAGCGTTCCTACGTGTGCCTGACCAGCTTGCGGCGGCACTTCAACACCCACTCCTGGGAGAAGAAGTACCCGTGCCGCTACTGTGACAAGGTGTTTGCCCTGGCGGAGTACAGAACAAAGCATGAGATCTACCACACAGGGGAGCGACGGTACCAGTGCTTGCTGTGCAATGAGTTTTTCATAAACTACCAGCTGCTGTCCTCCCACTGCAAGTCTGTGCACAACCAGGATCCCTCAGGGAGGAAAGAGAAAGATGAAGCTGAGAACAACTTGTACCGCCTGCTCCCTTGTAAGTCCTTGCAGCTCAAGCCGTACTCCTATGTTTCCAACTCCTCAGGTGGGATACCCATCATAAATGAGGAGGGGCTGGTGTACCACGTGGATCCTGGCAAGACGCCCACCAACCCTAGCTCTGGGCCTCAGCTGCCGAGCACAGGCAAACAGGTAGTGAATTGGGATGATATCTTTGTTCAGCCAGGGGCACAGCCTGAGACTTATGTTAACCCTGCTGAAGGCACATCAGAGTTTGAATTCGTTATACCAGAGACCTACTGA
- the tmem255a gene encoding transmembrane protein 255A isoform X1, producing the protein MPPGLNQQANRINLSDSVGSFKKRKRNSIMVTASLLVVSLLILTIGLAATTRTQNVTVGGYYPGVILGFGSFIGIIGAHLVENKRQMLVASIVFITFGVVAAFCCAIVDGVFAARHIDLRPLYAGRCIYYSSVTSFDDNEVTCQTASRVSCSLRVKTNTCYCCELYNCGKNHPLLGHQNKDFLKKYRKSAMIWNRMEVMGGYHEYVDVQSCQDVVYLYHLLWSATILNIVALFLGIVTAAVLGGFKDMTPSSDPDSCEPTVLPTPAPSEPPPPVASYNTYYNSTPCLPPYTAYDLQASSMFPDSSGLSDDSQSAASYMWPTQVPPRYSPPYYPPDEKPPPYSP; encoded by the exons ATGCCTCCTGGACTGAACCAGCAAGCCAACAGGATTAATCTCTCTGACTCAGTTG GTTCATtcaaaaagagaaagagaaactcCATCATGGTGACAGCCTCCCTGCTCGTTGTATCCTTACTCATTCTGACCATCGGATTGGCCGCCACCACCCGGACACAGAATGTCACCGTCGGAGGGTACTACCCTGGGGTTATT CTTGGATTTGGATCATTTATTGGAATAATTGGAGCACACTTGGTAGAAAATAAAAGACAGATG CTCGTAGCCTCCATTGTTTTCATCACCTTTGGCGTGGTGGCGGCCTTCTGCTGTGCCATTGTGGATGGAGTGTTTGCAGCCAGGCACATA GATCTGAGGCCACTGTATGCAGGACGGTGTATATATTACTCCAGCGTTACGTCTTTTGACGATAATGAG GTAACTTGCCAGACAGCATCTCGTGTGTCCTGTAGCCTGCGGGTGAAGACCAACACCTGCTACTGCTGTGAACTGTACAACTGTGGCAA AAATCATCCTCTGTTGGGACATCAAAACAAAgactttttgaaaaaatataggaaATCTGCCATGATTTGGAA TCGCATGGAAGTGATGGGAGGCTACCACGAGTATGTTGATGTTCAAAGCTGTCAAGACGTGGTTTATCTTTACCATTTGCTGTGGTCAGCGACAATACTAAATATAGTGGCTCTGTTTCTTGGAATTGTCACAGCTGCAGTTCTAGGAGGATTTAAAGATATG ACTCCCAGTTCTGACCCAGACAGCTGTGAGCCAACCGTCCTCCCCACCCCAGCCCCCAGCGAGCCCCCGCCCCCCGTGGCTTCCTACAACACCTACTACAACAGCACCCCCTGCCTGCCACCCTACACAGCCTACGATTTGCAG GCCTCCAGCATGTTCCCAGATTCTTCAGGCCTCTCAGACGACTCCCAGTCAGCTGCCAGCTACATGTGGCCAACCCAGGTGCCCCCCCGCTATTCACCTCCCTACTACCCCCCTGATGAGAAGCCGCCCCCCTACAGCCCCTGA